A genomic region of Caenorhabditis elegans chromosome V contains the following coding sequences:
- the ZK697.1 gene encoding Serpentine Receptor, class Z (Partially confirmed by transcript evidence), whose protein sequence is MEFLIFAARSYKEHENSLDTLFLDVMDVVMLFIHTTNCIFFLLLLLYKRRNRKAEKRVKFKEFHAPIFQQLFFIAGCTLFINSINLFTRLIADRESNYSLAAMLTIALFIYISIGFVFGCIISFTFLATMQRILILHFAQYKWLLIKSQLNIAIFVVYCSMASYSVINYNFYLQKESLLKTDLTVEMWHNLFNGMLLLMTFITGCFYYYIRGLMQRLTPEMGISIGYLLQQFGPIYSVQVIYILASIIETILYKFDICQPISLIVSLTLVHTIPTIVSLSYCATKENIRAITIRVLRLALRETTV, encoded by the exons AtggagtttttaatttttgctgcACGTTCATACAAGGAACATGAAAACAGTCTTGACACATTGTTTCTTGACGTTATGGATGTTGTAATGCTTTTCATCCACACTACGAACTGCATATTCTTTTTATTATTACTGCTTTACAAACGAAGAAATAGGAAAGCAGAAAAACGAGTAAAATTCAAGGAATTTCATGCTCCGATTTTCCAGCAGCTCTTTTTCATTGCTGGTTGCACTCTTTTCATCAACAGTATAAATCTTTTTACTAGATTGATTGCTGATAGAGAGAGTAATTATTCTCTTGCAGCGATGCTTACTATCGCACTGTTCATTTATATTTCTATCGGTTTCGTTTTCGGATGCATCATATCGTTTACTTTTCTGGCTACTATGCAGCGTATTTTAATTCTTCACTTTGCGCAGTACAAATGGCTATTAATAAA ATCACAACTGAACATCGCAATATTTGTAGTTTATTGTTCAATGGCGTCTTACTCAGTTATTAATT acaacttttaTCTTCAAAAAGAGTCATTATTGAAAACTGATCTCACAGTGGAGATGTGGCATAACTTGTTCAATGGAATGCTACTATTGATGACTTTCATCACAGGATGCTTTTATTACTATATACGTGGTCTTATGCAAAGATTAACGCCGGAAATGGGCATTTCGATTGGCTATCTTTTGCAACAATTTGGTCCAATTTACAGTGTGCAAgtt ATTTACATTTTGGCCTCAATTATTGAGACGATACtttataaatttgatatttgtCAGCCTATTTCTTTAATTGTTTCATTAACTCTTGTGCATACAATACCCACAATTGTTTCTTTATCGTATTGTGCAACGAAAGAAAATATTAGAGCAATTACAATTCGTGTGCTCCGCCTGGCTTTAAGGGAAACGACAGTATGA
- the srh-199 gene encoding Serpentine Receptor, class H (Partially confirmed by transcript evidence): MNYTCIPDLTYIDTPDFLLTDMHIITGISTPIHFLGLYCIIFKTPKQMRSVKWYMLILHIYVMIFDYSYTIMTVPFVLSPFAAGFPLGLLRLTGMSVVAQSIYFIIIYFFMLNGIVSIFENRFYKICSFTSKNTWKFWRIVWLAGHYVIEVLLILPIKCFVPEQTHALQYVFQNLPCLPRYIYDGPVYVVAEDITYHFSFIFSLHVLICFEVIFFFGYLIRSGRQQLKGKTMSQRTFQLQKKFFIALISQVCVPSVFFIIPLIYVVITILTKYYNQGYLNIAFTIIAMHGLVSTSAMLSLHQPYRETILNTFQKTPRTLSKIQNLNDKRLHRCSARVAHISPG; this comes from the exons ATGAACTATACATGTATACCGGATCTAACCTATATAGACACTCCTGATTTCTTATTGACAGATATGCACATTATCACAGGAATATCTACACCAATTCATTTTCTTGGACTATACTGTATCATTTTTAAGACTCCTAAGCAGATGAGGAGTGTGAAATGGTACATgctaattttgcatatttatGTTATGATATTTGACTACTCCTATACAATTATGACAGTCCCTTTTGTTCTATCACCTTTTGCTGCGGGCTTTCCACTTGGTCTGCTTCGTCTCACAGGAATGTCAGTTGTTGCACAGTCAATatattttataataatttactTTT TTATGTTAAACGGAATagtttcgattttcgaaaataggttttataaaatttgctCGTTCACCTCGAAAAATACGTGGAAATTTTGGAGGATTGTATGGCTAGCTGGGCATTATGTAATAGAGGTCCTGCTGATCCTTcctataaaatgttttgttccAGAACAGACACATGCACTACAATACGTGTTTCAg AACCTTCCATGTCTACCTAGATATATATACGATGGTCCGGTTTACGTGGTTGCTGAAGACATCACTtaccatttttcatttattttctcattgcATGTGCTTATTTGTTTCGAAgtgattttctttttcggaTATCTTATTCGGAGCGGTCGTCAGCAACTGAAAGGAAAAACAATGTCTCAAAGAACGTTTCAGTtgcagaaaaagttttttatagcACTCATTTCTCAAGTTTGTGTGCCATCAGTTTTCTTTATTATTCCACTAATCTACGTTGTGATAACAATTTTAACGAAATATTATAATCAAGGATATCTTAATATTGCATTCACAATTATCGCTATGCATGGACTTGTTTCGACATCTGCAATGCTTTCACTTCATCAACCCTATCGGGAAACAATTCTGAAtacgtttcaaaaaacaccAAGAACCTTGTCCAAGATCCAAAACTTAAATGATAAGCGGTTGCACAGGTGCTCGGCTCGTGTAGCTCATATTTCACCTGGTTGA
- the ZK697.8 gene encoding putative 5-hydroxyisourate hydrolase ZK697.8 (Predicted), producing MIKFLLFLAIAAATVISNAELAVPTASISAHVLDISGGSPAGGIQILAFILLNNGWTNIGSQFTQDNGRVDWVSPDFTLIPGTYRLVYITEPYYTAKNVESFYPYVEVVFNIRNATQHYHVPLTLSPWGYSTYRGS from the exons ATGATCAAATTCTTGCTATTTTTAGCTATTGCAGCAG CAACTGTCATATCAAATGCAGAATTGGCTGTACCAACTGCTTCAATTTCGGCCCACGTCCTAGACATTTCTGGTGGCTCACCAGCTGGAGGAATTCAAATCCTTGCTTTCATTCTGCTAAATAATGGATGGACTAATATTGGATCACA attcaccCAAGACAACGGGCGTGTTGACTGGGTCTCACCTGACTTCACGCTTATTCCTGGAACATACCGATTGGTCTACATCACAGAACCATACTACACAGCAAAAAACGTAGAGAGCTTCTATCCCTATGTGGAGGTTGTATTCAACATTCGCAACGCTACACAACACTATCATGTTCCATTGACTCTGAGTCCATGGGGATACTCTACCTACCGTGGATCATAA